Proteins from a genomic interval of Aquabacterium sp. J223:
- a CDS encoding sodium:solute symporter family protein produces the protein MAGLSATTAAATATAAENRAFKKQLNKVYAWYTGGFLIFLVVLAVLEQAGLPRSWIGLIFLLATVLLYAGIGVMSRTTDASEYYVAGRRVPAIYNGMATGADWMSAASFIGMAGTLYLTGYSGLAFIMGWTGGYCLVALFLAPYLRKFGQFTIPDFLGARYEGNLPRLIGILAAILCSFTYVVAQIYGVGLITARLSGVAFEIGIFVGLAGILVCSFLGGMRAVTWTQVAQYIILIIAYMIPVVWLSVKQTGVPVPQAIYGQQLQKVTEAENRLKNDPKEKEVQAIFKSQSDALAAKLKDVPTALAADRAAAQKRLDDLRAANAPAADVAAAEKALAALPKDEAEARKAWTAAKATADTRARPLAGMPAHAQIYAGDPDGDAAAQKTYNESRRNFLALVFCLMVGTAALPHILMRYYTTPSVKEARESVTWSLFFIFLLYFTAPALAVLVKYEVFTALVGTPFDKLPEWIAAWNKVDPTLLSVADVNKDGIFQLGEMRIGGDIIVLATPAIGGLPYVISGLVAAGGLAAALSTADGLLLTIANALSHDLYYKMIDPNASTARRVGISKALLLVVALLAAFVAAQKPADILFLVSAAFSFAAAAFFPALVLGIFWKRASKWGASLGMLAGLGVTFYYMVTTQPWLRSVFGVTSPIELWWGIQPISAGLFGVPVGFAVIIIVSLLTAPPKKETQELVEHVRYPDLKRAAPAHA, from the coding sequence ATGGCTGGACTGAGCGCAACCACGGCCGCGGCCACCGCGACCGCGGCCGAGAACCGGGCCTTCAAGAAGCAGCTCAACAAGGTGTACGCCTGGTACACCGGCGGCTTCCTGATCTTCCTCGTCGTGCTGGCGGTCCTCGAACAGGCCGGCCTGCCGCGCAGCTGGATCGGGCTCATCTTCCTGTTGGCCACCGTGCTGCTGTACGCGGGCATCGGGGTGATGAGCCGCACCACCGACGCGTCGGAGTACTACGTCGCCGGCCGTCGCGTGCCGGCGATCTACAACGGCATGGCCACCGGCGCCGACTGGATGAGCGCGGCCTCCTTCATCGGCATGGCCGGCACGCTCTACCTCACGGGCTACTCCGGCCTGGCCTTCATCATGGGCTGGACCGGCGGCTACTGCCTGGTGGCGCTGTTCCTCGCGCCCTACCTGCGCAAGTTCGGGCAGTTCACCATCCCGGACTTCCTCGGCGCCCGCTACGAGGGCAACCTGCCGCGGCTGATCGGCATCCTGGCGGCCATCCTCTGCTCCTTCACCTACGTCGTGGCGCAGATCTACGGCGTCGGCCTGATCACCGCCCGCCTGTCGGGCGTGGCCTTCGAGATCGGCATCTTCGTCGGCCTGGCCGGCATCCTGGTGTGCAGCTTCCTGGGCGGCATGCGCGCCGTGACCTGGACCCAGGTGGCGCAGTACATCATCCTCATCATCGCCTACATGATCCCGGTGGTCTGGCTGAGCGTGAAGCAGACGGGCGTGCCGGTGCCGCAAGCCATCTACGGCCAGCAGCTGCAGAAGGTGACCGAGGCCGAGAACCGGCTGAAGAACGACCCCAAGGAGAAGGAGGTCCAGGCCATCTTCAAGTCGCAGTCCGACGCGCTGGCGGCCAAGCTGAAGGACGTGCCCACCGCACTGGCCGCCGACCGCGCCGCCGCACAGAAGCGGCTCGACGACCTGCGCGCGGCCAACGCGCCGGCCGCCGACGTGGCCGCCGCCGAGAAGGCCCTGGCCGCGCTGCCCAAGGACGAGGCCGAGGCGCGCAAGGCGTGGACGGCGGCCAAGGCCACCGCCGACACCCGGGCCCGGCCGCTGGCCGGCATGCCGGCGCATGCCCAGATCTACGCGGGGGACCCCGACGGCGACGCCGCGGCGCAGAAGACCTACAACGAATCGCGCCGCAACTTCCTCGCGCTGGTGTTCTGCCTGATGGTGGGAACCGCCGCGCTGCCGCACATCCTGATGCGCTACTACACCACCCCGTCGGTGAAGGAGGCGCGCGAGTCGGTGACCTGGTCGCTGTTCTTCATCTTCCTGCTGTACTTCACCGCGCCGGCGCTGGCGGTGCTGGTCAAGTACGAGGTCTTCACCGCACTGGTGGGCACACCGTTCGACAAGCTGCCCGAATGGATCGCCGCCTGGAACAAGGTCGACCCGACGCTGCTGTCGGTGGCCGACGTCAACAAGGATGGCATCTTCCAGCTCGGCGAGATGCGCATCGGCGGCGACATCATCGTGCTGGCCACACCGGCCATCGGCGGGCTGCCGTACGTCATCAGCGGCCTGGTGGCGGCCGGTGGCCTGGCGGCGGCGCTGTCCACCGCCGACGGCCTGCTGCTGACCATCGCGAACGCGCTGTCGCACGACCTGTACTACAAGATGATCGACCCCAACGCCTCCACCGCCCGCCGGGTGGGCATCTCGAAGGCGCTGCTGCTGGTGGTCGCCCTGCTGGCCGCCTTCGTGGCCGCGCAGAAGCCGGCCGACATCCTTTTCCTGGTGTCGGCCGCGTTCTCCTTCGCGGCGGCGGCCTTCTTCCCGGCGCTGGTGCTCGGCATCTTCTGGAAGCGGGCCAGCAAGTGGGGCGCCTCGTTGGGCATGCTGGCCGGCCTCGGCGTGACCTTCTACTACATGGTCACCACCCAGCCCTGGCTGCGCAGCGTGTTCGGCGTCACCTCGCCGATCGAGCTGTGGTGGGGCATCCAGCCGATCTCGGCCGGCCTGTTCGGCGTGCCGGTGGGCTTCGCGGTGATCATCATCGTGAGCCTGCTCACCGCGCCGCCGAAGAAGGAGACGCAGGAGCTGGTCGAGCACGTGCGCTACCCCGACCTGAAGCGCGCGGCGCCCGCCCACGCCTGA
- the prfB gene encoding peptide chain release factor 2 (programmed frameshift), which produces MDIERINTIGSTLADLQARTAALRGIFDYDRKALRLNEVNAALENPAVWNEPKRAQELGREQKGLETVVKTIDHLTRNLSDNLELWEMSKADDDFDGLAAIEAEAEALRAEVEGLEFRRMFNNPADPSNCFIDIQAGAGGTEACDWASMLLRQYLKYCERKGFKAEVMEETEGDVAGIRSATLKVEGEYAFGHLRTETGVHRLVRKSPFDSAGGRHTSFASLFVYPEVDDSIEIEINPADVRTDTFRASGAGGQHINKTDSAVRLTHIPTGIVVQCQNDRSQHRNRDEAWQMLRSRLYEHEMRKQMEAQQKLEDSKTDVGWGHQIRSYVLDQSRIKDLRTNVEISNTQKVLDGDLDAFIQASLKQGV; this is translated from the exons ATGGACATCGAACGCATCAACACCATCGGCAGCACCCTCGCCGACCTGCAAGCGCGCACCGCCGCGCTAAGG GGTATCTTTGACTACGACCGCAAGGCGCTGCGCCTGAACGAGGTCAACGCCGCGCTGGAAAACCCCGCGGTGTGGAACGAGCCCAAGCGGGCGCAGGAACTCGGCCGCGAGCAGAAGGGCCTGGAGACGGTGGTCAAGACCATCGACCACCTGACGCGCAACCTCTCCGACAACCTCGAGCTGTGGGAGATGAGCAAGGCCGACGACGACTTCGACGGCCTGGCCGCCATCGAGGCCGAGGCCGAGGCCCTGCGCGCCGAGGTCGAGGGGCTGGAGTTCCGCCGCATGTTCAACAACCCGGCGGACCCGAGCAACTGCTTCATCGACATCCAGGCCGGCGCGGGCGGCACCGAGGCCTGCGACTGGGCCAGCATGCTGCTGCGCCAGTACCTCAAGTACTGCGAGCGCAAGGGCTTCAAGGCCGAGGTGATGGAGGAGACCGAAGGCGACGTGGCGGGCATCCGCTCGGCCACCCTCAAGGTCGAGGGCGAGTACGCCTTCGGCCACCTGCGCACCGAGACCGGCGTGCACCGGCTGGTGCGCAAGAGCCCGTTCGACTCCGCTGGCGGCCGGCACACCAGCTTCGCCTCGCTGTTCGTCTACCCGGAGGTGGACGACTCGATCGAGATCGAGATCAACCCGGCGGACGTGCGCACCGACACCTTCCGCGCCAGCGGTGCCGGCGGCCAGCACATCAACAAGACCGACTCGGCGGTGCGGCTGACGCACATTCCCACCGGCATCGTCGTGCAGTGCCAGAACGACCGCAGCCAGCACCGCAACCGCGACGAGGCCTGGCAGATGCTGCGCTCCCGGCTCTACGAGCACGAGATGCGCAAGCAGATGGAGGCGCAGCAGAAGCTGGAGGACAGCAAGACCGACGTCGGCTGGGGTCACCAGATCCGCAGCTACGTGCTGGACCAGAGCCGCATCAAGGACCTGCGCACCAACGTCGAGATCAGCAACACCCAGAAGGTGCTCGACGGCGACCTGGACGCCTTCATCCAGGCCAGCCTGAAGCAGGGCGTGTAG
- a CDS encoding cation acetate symporter, producing MPPDALPAFERRLHLIYGAYTLAFLAFVLALGVLERMGLPRAWIGGAFLLGTMAVYAGIGILSRTSDATEYYVAGRRVPALYNGMATAADWMSAASFVGMAGTLYLSGYAGLAFVLGWTGGFVLVALLLAPYLRRFGQFTVPDFIGARYGGRLPRLVALAAAIGVSFVYLVAQIYAVGLITARLTGLAFEIGIFVGLGGVLVCSFLGGMRAVTWTQVAQYIVLVIAYLVPVVWLSVKQTGQPVPPLAVGQQLQKVSEREEQLRRDPKELEVIALFQARADQAEARLRDPAATLAADRQAAERRVAALKAAQAPAQEILAAEKALAALPRSAEEARRRDAAELENAQARARPLAGMPSHAEPFASRPRGDAAVPSAPEESRRNFLALVFCLMVGTAALPHVLVRSYTTPSVRQARESVAWTLLFISLLYLTAPALAVLVKYEIFNVLVGTPFDKLPGWIANWSKLDSGLLSVVDHNRDGIFQLAEMRIGADIIVLATPEIAGLPYVISGMVAAGGLAAALSTADGLLLTIANALSHDLYFRLIDPKAMSSRRVAISKTVLLVVALFAAYVATLRVGDIVFLVAAAFSLAAATFFPALVLGVFWKRANHAGCVLGMLAGLTLTFYYMATTHPWLRGVFGVDAPLADCLWWGVQPIAAGVFGVPLAFAVTVVASLLTRPPGDTELALVDHLRRPA from the coding sequence ATGCCGCCTGACGCCCTGCCGGCCTTCGAGCGACGTCTGCACCTGATCTACGGCGCCTACACGCTGGCCTTCCTGGCCTTCGTGCTGGCGCTGGGCGTGCTGGAGCGCATGGGCCTGCCGCGCGCCTGGATCGGCGGTGCCTTCCTGCTCGGCACGATGGCGGTGTACGCCGGCATCGGCATCCTGAGCCGGACGTCCGACGCCACCGAGTACTACGTGGCCGGACGCCGGGTGCCGGCGCTCTACAACGGCATGGCCACGGCGGCCGACTGGATGAGCGCCGCCTCCTTCGTCGGCATGGCGGGCACGCTGTACCTGAGCGGCTACGCCGGCCTGGCCTTCGTGCTCGGCTGGACCGGCGGCTTCGTGCTCGTCGCGCTGCTGCTGGCACCGTACCTGCGGCGCTTCGGCCAGTTCACGGTGCCCGACTTCATCGGCGCGCGCTACGGCGGGCGCCTGCCGCGCCTGGTGGCGCTGGCGGCGGCCATCGGGGTGAGCTTCGTCTACCTGGTGGCGCAGATCTACGCCGTCGGCCTCATCACCGCGCGGCTGACCGGTCTGGCCTTCGAGATCGGCATCTTCGTCGGGCTGGGCGGTGTGCTGGTGTGCAGCTTCCTCGGCGGCATGCGGGCGGTCACCTGGACGCAGGTGGCGCAGTACATCGTGCTGGTCATCGCCTACCTGGTGCCGGTGGTCTGGCTGTCGGTCAAGCAGACCGGCCAGCCGGTGCCGCCGCTGGCCGTCGGCCAGCAGCTGCAGAAGGTGAGCGAGCGGGAGGAGCAGCTGCGCCGCGACCCGAAGGAGCTGGAGGTGATCGCGCTGTTCCAGGCGCGGGCCGACCAGGCCGAGGCCCGGCTGCGCGACCCCGCGGCCACGCTGGCGGCCGATCGGCAGGCGGCCGAGCGGCGCGTCGCCGCGCTGAAGGCGGCGCAGGCGCCGGCACAGGAGATCCTGGCCGCGGAGAAGGCGCTCGCCGCGCTGCCGCGGTCGGCCGAGGAAGCCCGCCGGCGCGACGCCGCCGAACTGGAGAACGCACAGGCCCGTGCGCGGCCGCTGGCCGGCATGCCGTCGCACGCCGAGCCCTTCGCCAGCCGGCCCCGCGGCGACGCGGCGGTGCCGTCGGCGCCCGAGGAATCGCGGCGCAACTTCCTGGCGCTGGTCTTCTGCCTGATGGTGGGCACGGCCGCGTTGCCGCACGTGCTGGTGCGTTCGTACACCACGCCGTCGGTGCGGCAGGCGCGCGAGTCGGTGGCCTGGACCCTGCTGTTCATCAGCCTGCTCTACCTCACCGCGCCGGCGCTGGCGGTGCTGGTCAAGTACGAGATCTTCAACGTGCTCGTCGGCACGCCCTTCGACAAGCTGCCGGGCTGGATCGCCAACTGGTCGAAGCTCGACTCGGGCCTGCTGTCGGTGGTCGACCACAACCGCGACGGCATCTTCCAGCTGGCGGAGATGCGCATCGGCGCCGACATCATCGTGCTGGCGACGCCGGAGATCGCCGGGCTGCCCTACGTCATCTCCGGCATGGTGGCCGCCGGCGGGCTGGCCGCGGCGCTGTCCACCGCCGACGGGCTGCTGCTGACCATCGCCAACGCGCTGTCGCACGACCTGTACTTCCGGCTCATCGACCCCAAGGCGATGAGCTCGCGGCGGGTGGCGATCTCGAAGACGGTGCTGCTGGTGGTGGCGCTGTTCGCCGCCTACGTCGCCACGCTGAGGGTGGGCGACATCGTCTTCCTGGTGGCGGCGGCGTTCTCGCTGGCCGCGGCCACCTTCTTCCCGGCGCTGGTGCTGGGCGTGTTCTGGAAGCGCGCGAACCATGCCGGCTGCGTGCTCGGCATGCTGGCCGGCCTGACGCTGACCTTCTACTACATGGCCACCACCCACCCCTGGCTGCGCGGCGTCTTCGGCGTCGACGCGCCGCTGGCCGATTGCCTGTGGTGGGGCGTGCAGCCGATCGCCGCCGGCGTCTTCGGCGTGCCGCTGGCCTTCGCCGTCACGGTGGTGGCCAGCCTGCTGACGCGGCCGCCCGGCGACACGGAGCTGGCCTTGGTCGACCACCTCCGCCGGCCGGCCTGA
- the rsgA gene encoding ribosome small subunit-dependent GTPase A, translated as MTEPRGGLVVGAHGRHVVVEDDDGRRRLCHLRGKKNEAVVGDHVRWEPAPGDGAEGVVQRVEPRRNLFFRQDEWRTKSFAANLDGLLILVAGEPMFSEQQLARALVAAEAAGVPALIALNKTDLPAAEVARERLQPYRAMGQAVVELSLKTDPQGSLATLAPHLHGRTTLVLGPSGTGKSSLVNRLLPDAQAQVGEISQALNSGRHTTTTSTWYWLDEARRSALIDSPGFQEFGLRQVSAQDLPNLMPDLREHAGGCRFYNCTHRQEPGCAVRQAVDDGRVAPSRWQIYQTIREELERTRW; from the coding sequence GTGACGGAGCCCCGCGGCGGGCTGGTCGTCGGCGCCCACGGCCGGCACGTCGTGGTCGAGGACGACGACGGCCGTCGGCGCCTGTGCCACCTGCGCGGCAAGAAGAACGAGGCGGTGGTCGGCGACCACGTGCGCTGGGAACCGGCACCGGGCGACGGCGCCGAGGGCGTGGTGCAGCGAGTCGAGCCGCGGCGCAACCTCTTTTTCCGGCAGGACGAATGGCGCACCAAGTCCTTCGCCGCCAACCTCGACGGCCTGCTGATCCTGGTCGCCGGCGAGCCGATGTTCAGCGAGCAGCAGCTGGCGCGGGCGCTGGTCGCGGCCGAGGCCGCGGGCGTGCCGGCGCTGATCGCGCTCAACAAGACCGACCTGCCGGCGGCCGAGGTGGCGCGGGAACGGCTGCAGCCGTACCGGGCGATGGGCCAGGCGGTGGTCGAGCTGTCGCTGAAGACCGACCCGCAGGGCTCGCTGGCCACGCTGGCGCCGCACCTGCACGGCCGCACCACGCTGGTCCTGGGGCCCAGCGGCACCGGCAAGAGCAGCCTGGTCAACCGCCTGCTGCCCGACGCCCAGGCCCAGGTGGGCGAGATCTCGCAGGCGCTGAACTCCGGCCGCCACACCACCACCACCAGCACCTGGTACTGGCTGGACGAGGCCAGGCGCTCGGCCTTGATCGACTCCCCCGGCTTCCAGGAGTTCGGCCTGCGGCAGGTCAGCGCGCAGGACCTGCCGAACCTGATGCCCGACCTGCGCGAGCACGCGGGCGGCTGCCGCTTCTACAACTGCACCCACCGGCAGGAGCCCGGCTGCGCGGTGCGCCAGGCGGTGGACGACGGCCGCGTCGCGCCGAGCCGCTGGCAGATCTACCAGACCATCCGTGAGGAGCTGGAGCGCACCCGCTGGTGA
- a CDS encoding tetratricopeptide repeat protein, with protein sequence MRSLGWWGLRLRAVALLFFNRRREAEAVFGRLLALRPDDPYALASRAHVRAQLGRRAEAIADARRLVAVHPRRSAGDWFNLAYLLEQDGDLSSAEAAFRRALELDDRLDRAWYGLGLTLICQQRLDEAVEALKRNTELQPMSPYGWYQLARVHLDRQQPDEARRIIRHLRGFEPKVAAQLERETGMAP encoded by the coding sequence ATGAGGTCGCTCGGATGGTGGGGGCTGAGGCTTCGTGCCGTCGCCCTTCTGTTCTTCAACCGGCGGCGCGAGGCCGAGGCGGTGTTCGGCCGCCTGCTGGCCCTGCGGCCCGACGACCCCTATGCGCTGGCCAGCCGGGCGCATGTGCGGGCCCAGCTCGGCCGGCGCGCGGAGGCCATCGCCGACGCGCGGCGCCTGGTCGCCGTTCACCCCCGGCGCAGCGCGGGCGACTGGTTCAACCTGGCCTACCTGCTGGAGCAGGACGGCGACCTGTCCAGCGCCGAGGCCGCGTTCCGGCGTGCCCTGGAGCTCGACGACCGGCTCGACCGCGCCTGGTACGGGCTGGGCCTGACCCTGATCTGTCAGCAGCGGCTGGACGAAGCGGTGGAGGCGCTGAAGCGCAACACCGAGCTGCAGCCGATGAGCCCTTACGGGTGGTACCAGTTGGCCCGCGTGCACCTGGACCGCCAGCAACCCGACGAGGCGCGCCGGATCATCCGGCACCTGCGGGGTTTCGAGCCCAAGGTCGCGGCCCAGCTGGAGCGCGAGACCGGGATGGCGCCGTGA
- a CDS encoding DUF4212 domain-containing protein, protein MQLTQTQEHYWQKNLRITGVLLAIWFFVTFVIGYFARDLNFNFFGWPFSFWVAAQGALIVYVLIIWYYARTMNRLDQEHGVAEEE, encoded by the coding sequence ATGCAGCTAACGCAGACGCAGGAGCATTACTGGCAGAAGAACCTGCGCATCACGGGCGTCCTGCTCGCGATCTGGTTCTTCGTCACCTTCGTGATCGGTTATTTCGCCCGCGACCTGAACTTCAACTTCTTCGGTTGGCCGTTCAGCTTCTGGGTGGCCGCGCAGGGCGCGCTGATCGTCTACGTGCTCATCATCTGGTACTACGCCCGGACCATGAACCGGCTGGACCAGGAACACGGCGTCGCCGAGGAGGAATGA
- a CDS encoding alpha/beta fold hydrolase, translating into MTAPYPVRRPATDRFLSLRGWRHHLLQWGEPSMATPQRPPLMLLHGWMDVAASFQFMVDALAEDRFVLAFDWRGFGLSEPDGGPLPDSYSFCDYLGDLEAVLTAVLPDDGPLDLLGHSMGGNVAMLYAGVRPQRVRRLVNLEGFGQPGHSADETPRLWARWLDALRTPQSLRPYPSVDDVAARLRANNPRLPADKAAWLAPHWSRQDADGLWRLLSDPAHKRPFPEPYRVDEVLACWRAITAPVLWVEGAQTDTRTWWGDRYPREAFESRIAQVARLERHTLQDCAHMLHHDQPRALAQRLEAFLGA; encoded by the coding sequence ATGACCGCGCCCTACCCCGTCCGCCGACCGGCCACCGACCGCTTCCTGTCGCTGCGCGGCTGGCGCCACCACCTGCTGCAGTGGGGCGAGCCGTCGATGGCCACGCCGCAGCGCCCGCCCCTGATGCTGCTGCACGGCTGGATGGACGTGGCGGCCTCGTTCCAGTTCATGGTCGACGCCCTCGCCGAGGACCGCTTCGTGCTCGCCTTCGACTGGCGCGGCTTCGGCCTCAGCGAACCCGATGGCGGACCGCTGCCCGACAGCTACAGCTTCTGCGACTACCTGGGCGACCTGGAGGCGGTGCTGACCGCGGTGCTGCCCGACGACGGACCGCTGGACCTGCTCGGCCACAGCATGGGCGGCAACGTGGCCATGCTGTACGCCGGCGTCCGGCCGCAGCGCGTCCGCCGCCTGGTCAACCTGGAAGGCTTCGGACAACCCGGACACAGCGCGGACGAGACGCCCCGCCTCTGGGCCCGCTGGCTCGATGCCCTGCGGACGCCGCAGTCGCTGCGGCCCTACCCGAGCGTGGACGACGTGGCGGCTCGCCTGCGGGCCAACAACCCGCGGCTGCCCGCCGACAAGGCGGCCTGGCTGGCGCCGCACTGGTCGCGGCAGGACGCCGACGGCTTGTGGCGGCTGCTCAGCGACCCGGCGCACAAGCGGCCCTTTCCGGAGCCCTACCGGGTCGACGAGGTCCTCGCCTGCTGGCGGGCCATCACCGCCCCGGTGCTGTGGGTCGAGGGCGCGCAGACCGACACCCGCACCTGGTGGGGCGACCGTTACCCGCGCGAGGCGTTCGAGTCGCGCATCGCGCAGGTCGCCCGGCTGGAGCGGCACACGCTGCAGGACTGCGCCCACATGCTGCACCACGACCAGCCGCGGGCGCTGGCGCAGCGGCTGGAGGCCTTCCTGGGCGCCTGA
- the pepN gene encoding aminopeptidase N → MREGQPAPIRREDYAPPAFHITAVDLTFDLDAAKTLVTSRLTLQRNPACAPQPLRLHGEALNLLRVSLDGESVSFRHEDGLLVIDALRDAGDAPLTLEIRNTCCPEKNTQLSGLYASDSGLFTQCEAEGFRRITYFLDRPDVMATYTVTLKADKKKYPVLLSNGNLVGRGDLDNGRHFVKWHDPFPKPSYLFAVVAADLVAREQRIRSRSGHDHLLQVYVRRGDLDKTEHAMASLIASIAWDEQRFGLPLDLERFMIVAVGDFNMGAMENKGLNIFNTKYVLASPATATDTDFAGVESVVAHEYFHNWTGNRVTCRDWFQLSLKEGLTVFRDQEFSQDMAGSASARAVKRIEDVRQLRQVQFPEDAGPMAHPVRPDEYLEINNFYTPTVYDKGAEVVRMMQTLVGREGFARGMTLYFQRHDGQAVTCDDFAQAIADANPGSPLSERLGAFKRWYSQAGTPRLVARGEHDAAGRRYTLTLRQEPAPLPGRPAAEPFVVPVALGLLDRDGRALPLRLEGEAQAADSERLLVLDAPEARFTFLDVDAPPVPSLLRGFSAPVHLVDGLDDAALLVLLRHDADAFNRWEAGQRLALRRLLAAVQADATPEADDAFVAAMRAVLRDPTLDAAFKELVLTLPAETYLAEQLEIVDPQKVHAARESLKLQLAQALREDWRWAWEAHQPSGGYSPDAHSAGQRALANLALSMLCLDAQARGDVVWPGKAYQRFKQAGNMTDGLGALSALVGSGSELAAPALERFHARFKDEPLVIDKWFALQAAAPEGPGQAGHALQRVRALMQHPDFSLKNPNRARSLLFTFCAHNPAGFHRADGAGYAFWAERVLEIDAFNHQLAARLARVMDRWTRLAPPYRDAARDALARVAAAPTLSDDVREVVGRALQAA, encoded by the coding sequence ATGCGCGAAGGCCAACCCGCCCCCATCCGCCGCGAGGACTACGCCCCGCCGGCCTTCCACATCACCGCGGTCGACCTGACCTTCGACCTGGACGCCGCCAAGACCCTGGTCACCAGCCGGCTGACGCTGCAGCGCAACCCGGCCTGCGCGCCGCAGCCGCTGCGGCTGCACGGCGAGGCGCTGAACCTGCTGCGGGTGTCGCTCGACGGGGAGAGCGTCAGCTTCCGCCACGAGGACGGCCTGCTGGTCATCGACGCGCTGCGCGACGCCGGCGACGCGCCGCTGACGCTGGAGATCCGCAACACCTGCTGCCCGGAGAAGAACACCCAGCTGTCGGGCCTCTACGCCAGCGACAGCGGCCTGTTCACGCAGTGCGAGGCCGAGGGCTTCCGCCGCATCACCTACTTCCTCGACCGGCCGGACGTGATGGCGACCTACACCGTCACGCTGAAGGCCGACAAGAAGAAATACCCGGTGCTGCTGTCCAACGGCAACCTCGTGGGCCGGGGCGACCTCGACAACGGCCGCCACTTCGTCAAGTGGCACGACCCGTTCCCCAAGCCCAGCTACCTGTTCGCGGTCGTCGCCGCCGACCTGGTGGCGCGCGAACAGCGCATCCGCAGCCGATCGGGCCACGACCACCTGCTGCAGGTCTACGTGCGCCGCGGCGACCTGGACAAGACCGAGCACGCAATGGCCTCGCTCATCGCCTCCATCGCCTGGGACGAGCAGCGCTTCGGCCTGCCGCTGGACCTGGAGCGCTTCATGATCGTCGCGGTGGGCGACTTCAACATGGGGGCGATGGAGAACAAGGGCCTCAACATCTTCAACACCAAGTACGTGCTGGCCAGCCCGGCCACCGCCACCGACACCGACTTCGCCGGCGTCGAGAGCGTGGTCGCCCACGAGTACTTCCACAACTGGACCGGCAACCGCGTCACCTGCCGGGACTGGTTCCAGTTGAGCCTGAAGGAGGGCCTGACCGTCTTCCGCGACCAGGAGTTCAGCCAGGACATGGCCGGCTCGGCCTCGGCCCGCGCCGTCAAGCGCATCGAGGACGTGCGCCAGCTGCGCCAGGTGCAGTTCCCCGAGGACGCCGGCCCCATGGCCCACCCGGTGCGGCCGGACGAGTACCTGGAGATCAACAACTTCTACACCCCCACCGTCTACGACAAGGGCGCGGAGGTGGTGCGCATGATGCAGACGCTGGTCGGGCGCGAGGGTTTCGCGCGCGGCATGACGCTGTACTTCCAGCGCCACGACGGCCAGGCCGTGACCTGCGACGACTTCGCGCAGGCCATCGCCGACGCCAACCCGGGCAGCCCGCTGTCCGAGCGGCTCGGCGCCTTCAAGCGCTGGTACTCGCAGGCCGGCACGCCGCGGCTCGTCGCCCGGGGCGAGCACGACGCGGCGGGCCGGCGCTACACCCTCACGCTGCGCCAGGAACCGGCGCCGCTGCCCGGCCGGCCGGCGGCCGAGCCCTTCGTCGTCCCGGTCGCCCTGGGCCTGCTCGACCGCGACGGCCGGGCGCTGCCCTTGCGACTGGAGGGCGAGGCGCAGGCCGCCGACAGCGAGCGGCTGCTGGTCCTCGATGCGCCCGAGGCCCGCTTCACCTTCCTGGACGTCGACGCGCCGCCGGTGCCGTCGCTGCTGCGCGGCTTCTCGGCGCCGGTGCACCTGGTCGACGGCCTGGACGACGCGGCCCTGCTGGTGCTGCTGCGCCACGACGCCGACGCCTTCAACCGCTGGGAGGCCGGCCAGCGCCTGGCGCTGCGGCGCCTGCTCGCCGCCGTGCAGGCCGACGCGACGCCCGAGGCCGACGACGCCTTCGTCGCCGCCATGCGCGCCGTGCTGCGCGACCCGACCCTCGACGCCGCCTTCAAGGAACTGGTGCTGACGCTGCCGGCCGAGACCTACCTGGCCGAACAGCTGGAAATCGTCGACCCGCAGAAGGTGCACGCGGCGCGCGAGTCGCTGAAGCTGCAGCTGGCCCAGGCCCTGCGCGAGGACTGGCGGTGGGCCTGGGAGGCGCACCAGCCGTCGGGCGGCTACTCGCCGGATGCGCACAGCGCCGGCCAGCGCGCACTGGCCAACCTGGCGCTGTCGATGCTGTGCCTCGATGCCCAGGCCCGCGGCGACGTGGTGTGGCCGGGCAAGGCCTACCAGCGCTTCAAGCAGGCGGGCAACATGACCGACGGCCTGGGCGCGCTGTCGGCGCTGGTGGGGTCGGGCAGCGAGCTGGCGGCGCCGGCGCTGGAGCGATTCCACGCCCGTTTCAAGGACGAGCCGCTGGTCATCGACAAGTGGTTCGCGCTGCAGGCCGCCGCGCCTGAAGGCCCCGGCCAGGCGGGCCACGCGCTGCAGCGGGTGCGCGCGCTGATGCAGCACCCCGACTTCTCGCTGAAGAACCCGAACCGCGCACGCAGCCTGCTGTTCACCTTCTGCGCCCACAACCCCGCCGGCTTCCACCGCGCCGACGGCGCCGGCTACGCCTTCTGGGCGGAGCGGGTGCTGGAAATCGACGCCTTCAACCACCAGCTGGCCGCCCGCCTGGCCCGGGTGATGGACCGCTGGACCCGGCTGGCGCCGCCCTACCGCGACGCCGCGCGCGACGCCCTCGCCCGCGTCGCCGCCGCGCCCACGCTGTCGGACGACGTGCGCGAGGTCGTCGGCCGGGCGCTGCAGGCCGCCTGA